The Micromonospora sp. NBC_01740 genome includes a window with the following:
- a CDS encoding LLM class flavin-dependent oxidoreductase: protein MLILPLHHPVGLAKRLATLDVLSGGRLIAGVGVGWLREEYDAVGVPFTGRGRLADEYLDVLRALWTGAPASHHGSAVRFDAVHSAPRPTRPGGVPVMVGGHSVAAVRRAARFATDFYPLPFSAFFVSTRSVVLPCGRTVPV from the coding sequence ATGCTGATCCTTCCCCTGCACCACCCCGTCGGCCTGGCCAAGAGGCTGGCCACGCTGGACGTGCTCAGCGGCGGCCGGTTGATAGCCGGGGTCGGGGTGGGCTGGCTCCGCGAGGAGTACGACGCGGTCGGGGTGCCCTTCACCGGTCGGGGCCGGCTCGCCGACGAGTACCTCGACGTGCTGCGCGCGCTCTGGACCGGCGCACCGGCCAGCCATCACGGCTCTGCCGTGCGCTTCGACGCGGTGCACAGCGCGCCACGGCCCACCCGACCGGGCGGGGTCCCCGTCATGGTCGGCGGGCACAGCGTCGCGGCCGTGCGCCGCGCCGCCCGCTTCGCCACCGACTTCTATCCGTTACCTTTCAGTGCGTTTTTCGTGAGCACAAGATCGGTAGTCCTGCCTTGCGGTAGGACGGTCCCGGTCTGA
- a CDS encoding cyclic-phosphate processing receiver domain-containing protein produces the protein MDASGARIVLVDDLRSFVDGRSAGVARSSAAGVQLLDRYRGQRLDELWLDHDLGGDDTIWPVVEVLERAAFEDRRFDIGVVYVHSANPAGATKIVQVLRRWGYQVHVASGSTDVGYLDGTASAS, from the coding sequence GTGGATGCCAGCGGGGCCAGGATCGTTCTGGTTGATGATCTGCGTTCCTTCGTGGACGGCCGCAGTGCGGGAGTGGCCCGTAGCAGTGCGGCTGGGGTTCAGCTCCTCGACCGGTACCGGGGGCAGCGGTTGGACGAGTTGTGGCTGGACCATGACCTGGGCGGGGACGACACGATCTGGCCGGTCGTGGAGGTGCTGGAACGGGCCGCCTTCGAGGATCGCCGGTTCGACATCGGTGTCGTCTACGTCCACTCCGCCAACCCGGCTGGTGCCACGAAGATCGTCCAGGTTCTGCGGCGTTGGGGCTACCAGGTCCACGTCGCGTCGGGCTCGACGGACGTCGGCTATCTCGACGGGACCGCCAGCGCGAGCTGA
- a CDS encoding ABC transporter ATP-binding protein: protein MDETELLVGRGLTKRYGGVTALAEVSFELRPGEILGLVGPNGAGKTTLVDLISGAQAATAGELLLRGRKLTGPASRRARVGLGRTFQYPQLALHLSVRDNLLLGRHARRHGTPWQMLVGAFAGAMRPERPADREAVRQLAGELGIEGLDRMAGDLTLGEQRLVEVGRALGQDPVVLLLDEPFAGSDAQGVAGIAEVIRTVQRRGHAVILVDHNVDLVARLVDRVLLLDRGRVAFDGAPAECLASPEMQRVYFGAHDADDDGAEDGDGTGADGDAAVAGNQVRRQGRVEDVRS from the coding sequence GTGGATGAGACGGAGCTGCTGGTCGGCCGCGGCCTGACCAAGCGGTACGGCGGGGTGACCGCGCTGGCGGAGGTGTCCTTCGAGCTGCGTCCGGGCGAGATCCTCGGCCTGGTCGGGCCGAACGGAGCCGGCAAGACGACCCTGGTGGACCTGATCTCCGGCGCGCAGGCGGCCACCGCCGGCGAGCTGCTGCTGCGCGGTCGCAAGCTCACCGGTCCGGCGTCCCGGCGGGCTCGGGTCGGCCTCGGGCGGACCTTCCAGTACCCGCAGCTGGCGCTGCACCTGAGCGTGCGGGACAACCTGCTGCTCGGCCGGCACGCGCGACGGCACGGCACGCCCTGGCAGATGCTGGTCGGCGCGTTCGCCGGCGCAATGCGCCCGGAGCGCCCCGCCGACCGGGAGGCCGTCAGGCAACTGGCGGGGGAACTGGGCATCGAGGGGCTCGACCGGATGGCGGGTGACCTCACGTTGGGCGAGCAACGCCTGGTCGAGGTCGGCCGGGCCCTGGGCCAGGATCCGGTGGTCCTGCTGCTCGACGAGCCCTTCGCCGGGTCGGACGCCCAGGGTGTCGCCGGCATCGCCGAGGTCATCCGGACCGTCCAGCGGCGGGGGCACGCGGTGATCCTGGTCGACCACAACGTGGACCTGGTCGCCCGGCTGGTCGACCGGGTGCTGCTGCTCGACCGGGGCCGGGTCGCCTTCGACGGTGCTCCAGCGGAGTGCCTGGCCAGCCCGGAGATGCAGCGGGTCTACTTCGGCGCGCACGACGCCGACGACGACGGTGCGGAGGACGGAGATGGCACCGGCGCGGACGGCGACGCGGCCGTCGCCGGCAACCAGGTGCGACGACAGGGGAGGGTGGAGGATGTCCGCTCATGA
- a CDS encoding branched-chain amino acid ABC transporter permease, which produces MTGTAAPRIEGPPRRRDIRQVPGIGGLALGVAAAVLILAWVGSDGYRQTLVTASVTYALIALGMYVPYLMAGSLSMAYSAYAGIGGYAVGLISTRTDLPLLLAWIAGPIVAALIAVLLGLATRRLSGFFLAAVTLLFGMAFTAFLIDGEGITGGSAGLGNLRPLHLFGWTPSHYQVVVGSVVVVCVVAFLLDRLRLSPWGVIVRTMRDAPRAVEAAGVRVPMMNLVALALGAAIAAVGGGLFTYSAGSVTPDTFTLNIVFLAIFMPLIGGSGTPWGAVAGAVLAVQLTLNFPAVQASGTLLLALGVLVIMLVAPKGVIGYADELRRRAIALPRRGRTGG; this is translated from the coding sequence ATGACCGGCACGGCGGCGCCTCGCATCGAGGGCCCGCCGAGGCGCCGCGACATCCGTCAGGTGCCCGGCATCGGCGGGCTCGCCCTCGGCGTCGCCGCGGCGGTGCTGATCCTGGCCTGGGTGGGCTCCGACGGCTACCGGCAGACGCTCGTCACCGCCAGTGTCACGTACGCGCTGATCGCCCTCGGCATGTACGTGCCGTACCTGATGGCGGGCTCGCTGTCGATGGCCTACAGCGCGTACGCCGGCATCGGTGGGTACGCCGTCGGCCTGATCTCGACCCGTACCGACCTGCCACTCCTGCTGGCCTGGATCGCGGGCCCGATCGTGGCGGCGCTCATCGCGGTCCTGCTGGGGCTCGCCACCCGGCGGCTCTCCGGGTTCTTCCTCGCGGCGGTGACCCTGCTCTTCGGGATGGCGTTCACCGCGTTCCTCATCGACGGCGAGGGGATCACCGGCGGCTCCGCCGGCCTGGGCAACCTGCGTCCGTTGCACCTGTTCGGCTGGACGCCGAGCCACTACCAGGTGGTGGTCGGCTCGGTGGTGGTGGTCTGCGTCGTCGCCTTCCTGCTGGACCGGTTGCGCCTGTCGCCGTGGGGCGTGATCGTGCGGACGATGCGGGACGCTCCCCGGGCGGTGGAGGCGGCCGGTGTCCGCGTACCGATGATGAACCTGGTCGCGCTGGCGCTCGGCGCGGCGATCGCCGCGGTCGGCGGCGGCCTGTTCACCTACTCGGCCGGCAGCGTCACGCCCGACACCTTCACGCTGAACATCGTCTTCCTGGCGATCTTCATGCCGCTGATCGGCGGCTCCGGCACCCCCTGGGGCGCGGTCGCCGGCGCCGTGCTCGCCGTCCAGCTGACCTTGAACTTCCCGGCCGTGCAGGCCAGCGGCACGTTGCTGCTCGCGCTGGGCGTGCTGGTCATCATGCTGGTCGCGCCGAAGGGCGTGATCGGCTACGCCGACGAGCTGAGACGGCGCGCGATCGCGTTGCCACGGAGGGGGCGTACCGGTGGATGA
- a CDS encoding serine/threonine protein phosphatase, which translates to MGGSSSIADVDGVPVFVKRVPITDRELAHPHSTANLFGMPVHWQYGMYRLAGPGFGAWRELAANQSVTEGVLAGEAESFPLLYHWRVLPGRPPVAAEHLDIDAVVAQFGGNQAVRVRFEALAGATASLVLFLEHLPDELPRWLSDPVGRAAAVERQLFEMVAFLRNREILHLDGHFGNIRADEERLYLVDFGLATSPRFDLSDAERDFAARNAGHDADYASMRLVNWLVTSVCGVPVPVGSGPVARDQFVRRCAAGDIPPDLPPPIGEIIARHAPAAARMNDFCWRLFDGDLQAEYPGNENAVQIIADRAG; encoded by the coding sequence GTGGGCGGCAGCTCTTCGATCGCCGACGTCGACGGCGTGCCCGTGTTCGTCAAGCGGGTCCCGATCACCGACCGGGAGCTGGCTCATCCACACAGCACAGCGAACCTGTTCGGCATGCCAGTCCATTGGCAATACGGCATGTACCGCCTGGCTGGCCCGGGCTTCGGCGCGTGGCGCGAACTGGCCGCGAACCAGAGCGTCACTGAGGGCGTCCTCGCCGGCGAGGCGGAATCGTTCCCGTTGCTGTACCACTGGCGGGTGCTGCCCGGCCGCCCGCCGGTCGCGGCCGAGCACCTCGACATCGACGCCGTCGTCGCCCAGTTCGGCGGTAACCAGGCCGTGCGTGTGCGCTTTGAAGCGCTGGCGGGCGCCACCGCGAGCCTCGTGCTGTTCCTCGAACATCTCCCCGACGAGCTGCCTCGCTGGCTGAGCGACCCGGTCGGCAGAGCCGCGGCGGTCGAGCGGCAGCTGTTCGAGATGGTGGCGTTCCTGCGTAACCGCGAGATACTGCACTTGGACGGACACTTCGGCAACATCCGGGCCGACGAAGAGCGGCTTTACCTTGTCGACTTCGGGCTCGCCACCTCGCCGCGCTTCGACCTGTCGGACGCCGAGCGCGACTTCGCTGCCCGCAATGCCGGTCATGATGCCGACTATGCTTCCATGCGGCTGGTGAACTGGTTGGTCACCTCAGTATGCGGGGTGCCCGTGCCGGTCGGCAGCGGTCCCGTTGCACGCGACCAGTTTGTGCGCCGATGCGCGGCCGGCGATATCCCACCGGACCTGCCGCCGCCCATAGGGGAAATCATCGCCAGACATGCCCCCGCCGCCGCCCGGATGAACGACTTCTGCTGGCGCTTGTTCGACGGCGACCTTCAGGCCGAGTATCCCGGCAACGAGAATGCAGTCCAGATCATTGCGGATCGGGCAGGTTGA
- a CDS encoding ABC transporter substrate-binding protein, producing the protein MAVSRSGTTGLATGLVALLLAVTGCGGGGGNDKPTDGTASGSPIIIGMDEDSTGPGASYSTIAGETIRLAVQDVNDKGGVLGRPLRLVVENDESDPTKVPAVLQKLAGQGAKALLLQSGSAAIMQAKSTLTQLGLPAIAPTGVTATLVEPPNNELIYMLANTTADWADVYCGAFKAANISKLGVLTDDTTTIAALNKSLLGGLGCVTVVATEKGAANASDLSAQVARLKNANPDAVLVTSVGGAFEVLAQNTLARQFSGKPRFSLASIGNQPSSWKLANAGALEGLIFMGSINQENPRTKALTELLKKKHGKDYEVTAYDAQAWDSVQLLKLAIEKAGSPDDPAKLNTAIQSLTGYSASFGQPNFTLSFSATKHLGADGLCGLSLIEFGADNKPKGPWSTFQPPCSG; encoded by the coding sequence GTGGCCGTATCAAGAAGTGGCACCACCGGTCTGGCGACGGGCCTGGTTGCCCTGTTGCTGGCCGTCACCGGCTGTGGTGGAGGCGGCGGCAACGACAAGCCCACCGATGGGACCGCCTCCGGGTCCCCCATCATCATCGGGATGGACGAGGACAGCACCGGTCCGGGCGCGTCCTACAGCACGATCGCCGGCGAGACGATCCGGCTGGCCGTGCAGGACGTCAACGACAAGGGCGGGGTCCTCGGCCGTCCGCTACGCCTGGTCGTCGAGAACGACGAGAGCGATCCGACCAAGGTTCCCGCGGTGCTGCAGAAGCTCGCCGGACAGGGTGCCAAGGCACTGCTGCTGCAGAGCGGCAGCGCGGCGATCATGCAGGCCAAGTCGACGCTGACCCAGCTCGGGTTGCCGGCGATCGCACCGACCGGCGTCACCGCCACGCTGGTCGAGCCGCCCAACAACGAGCTGATCTACATGCTCGCCAACACCACCGCCGACTGGGCCGACGTCTACTGCGGCGCGTTCAAGGCGGCGAACATCAGCAAGCTGGGCGTGTTGACCGACGACACCACCACCATCGCCGCGCTCAACAAGTCGCTGCTGGGCGGGCTCGGCTGCGTCACGGTGGTGGCCACCGAGAAGGGCGCCGCCAACGCCTCCGACCTCTCCGCCCAGGTGGCCCGGCTGAAGAACGCCAACCCGGACGCCGTGCTGGTGACGAGCGTCGGCGGTGCCTTCGAGGTGCTCGCCCAGAACACCCTGGCCCGGCAGTTCTCCGGCAAGCCGCGGTTCTCGCTGGCGTCGATCGGCAACCAGCCCTCCTCCTGGAAATTGGCCAACGCCGGTGCGCTGGAGGGCCTGATCTTCATGGGCTCGATCAACCAGGAGAACCCCCGCACCAAGGCGCTCACCGAGCTGCTCAAGAAGAAGCACGGCAAGGACTATGAGGTCACCGCGTACGACGCGCAGGCCTGGGACTCGGTGCAGCTGCTGAAGCTGGCCATCGAGAAGGCCGGCAGCCCGGACGACCCGGCGAAGCTGAACACCGCGATCCAGAGCCTCACCGGCTACTCGGCCAGCTTCGGACAGCCGAACTTCACCCTGTCGTTCTCGGCGACGAAGCATCTCGGCGCGGATGGCCTGTGCGGGCTCTCCCTGATCGAGTTCGGTGCCGACAACAAGCCGAAGGGCCCCTGGTCCACCTTCCAGCCGCCCTGTTCCGGTTGA
- a CDS encoding IS110 family transposase, translating to MIIGMDPHKRSATIEVVDERARVLAVGRYGTDKTGYAQMLAAGRQYADRVWAVEGCNGIGKHIAHRLLHDGETVLDVPAKLSAQVRVFASGNGRKTDPVDAHSVAMVALRTPNLVQVQLDPDLQVMGMLVDRRDELGRARTQTINRLHRLLLELFPGGAKQFLSARQARALIATIKPRDIVGKTRRRLAVELIGELEGIDKKIKTAEKDLKELVVARSSTLMDLHGIGPSGAARLLADVGDIRRFADRDRFASWNGTAPLDASSGDQKRHRLSRAGNRRINRTLHIMAVVQLRNRTEGRAYFDAKKAAGKTSMEAMRALKRRLSNVVYARMITDQKRRQAADPGGHSGTTLQSSVTDLTPDIGPSDKPLPGPATNHPKPLVSAAP from the coding sequence GTGATCATCGGGATGGACCCGCACAAGCGCTCGGCCACCATCGAGGTCGTCGACGAACGTGCCCGGGTGCTCGCAGTGGGCAGGTACGGCACCGACAAGACCGGCTACGCGCAGATGCTCGCCGCCGGCCGCCAGTACGCCGATCGGGTGTGGGCGGTCGAGGGTTGCAACGGCATCGGCAAGCACATCGCCCACCGCCTGCTGCATGACGGTGAGACGGTGCTCGACGTACCCGCGAAGCTGTCGGCGCAGGTGCGGGTGTTCGCCAGCGGCAACGGCCGCAAGACCGACCCGGTGGATGCGCACTCGGTCGCGATGGTCGCACTGCGCACCCCGAACCTCGTGCAAGTCCAGCTCGACCCGGACCTGCAGGTGATGGGAATGCTGGTCGACCGTCGCGACGAGTTGGGCCGCGCCAGGACGCAGACCATCAACCGGCTGCACCGGCTGCTGCTGGAGCTTTTTCCCGGCGGGGCAAAGCAATTCCTGTCCGCACGACAGGCACGGGCGCTGATCGCGACCATCAAACCCCGCGACATCGTGGGCAAGACCCGGCGCCGTCTCGCCGTCGAGCTCATCGGTGAACTCGAGGGCATCGACAAGAAGATCAAGACCGCGGAGAAGGACCTCAAGGAACTGGTGGTCGCCCGCAGCTCCACCCTGATGGACCTGCACGGCATCGGCCCCTCAGGTGCAGCCCGGCTGCTGGCAGACGTCGGCGACATCCGCCGCTTCGCCGACCGCGACCGGTTCGCGTCCTGGAACGGCACCGCCCCGCTGGACGCCTCCTCCGGCGACCAGAAGCGTCACCGACTCTCCCGCGCCGGCAACCGCCGCATCAACCGCACACTGCACATCATGGCCGTCGTCCAGCTGCGCAACCGCACCGAAGGCCGCGCCTACTTCGACGCGAAGAAGGCCGCCGGGAAGACCTCCATGGAAGCCATGCGCGCCCTCAAACGCCGACTGTCCAACGTCGTCTACGCCCGCATGATCACCGACCAGAAACGCAGGCAGGCGGCGGATCCGGGAGGGCACTCGGGGACGACTCTGCAATCCAGCGTGACCGACCTAACCCCGGACATCGGCCCTTCGGACAAGCCACTTCCCGGACCCGCCACCAACCACCCTAAACCCCTGGTGTCAGCGGCGCCTTGA
- a CDS encoding ABC transporter ATP-binding protein, translating into MSAHELRVEGLSVRYGHASALSAATVTVPGGTITALVGPNGAGKSSLLLAAYGSVPATGQVLLDGTDVSRLRPAARARAGIAIVPQGRQLFPHLDVVDNLQVMAELLHLPRSVVQGALDRFPILQTRRRSLVGVLSGGEQQMLVVARALMGSPRVLLLDEMTTGLAPLIVQELGRTVTALAAEGVAVLLAEPALGVLRRIVDRGYVLVRGEVVACEEGGGRALDDAYRAAMGVQRPRELRPAS; encoded by the coding sequence ATGTCCGCTCATGAGTTGCGGGTGGAGGGGCTGAGCGTCCGGTACGGGCACGCCAGCGCCCTCTCCGCCGCGACGGTGACGGTGCCGGGCGGCACCATCACCGCGCTGGTCGGGCCGAACGGCGCGGGCAAGAGCAGCCTGCTGCTCGCCGCCTACGGCTCGGTGCCCGCCACCGGTCAGGTCCTGCTGGACGGCACCGACGTCAGCCGGCTGCGGCCGGCGGCCCGGGCCCGGGCGGGGATCGCGATCGTCCCACAGGGGCGGCAGCTCTTTCCGCACCTCGACGTCGTCGACAATCTCCAGGTGATGGCGGAACTGCTGCACCTGCCGCGCAGCGTCGTGCAGGGCGCGCTGGACCGCTTCCCGATCCTGCAGACCCGCCGCCGCAGCCTGGTCGGGGTGCTCTCCGGCGGCGAGCAGCAGATGTTGGTGGTGGCGCGGGCGCTGATGGGCTCGCCCCGGGTGCTGCTGCTGGACGAGATGACGACCGGGCTGGCTCCGCTGATCGTGCAGGAGCTCGGCCGGACGGTGACCGCGCTGGCCGCCGAGGGCGTGGCGGTGTTGCTCGCCGAGCCGGCCCTGGGGGTGCTGCGCCGGATCGTCGACCGTGGCTACGTACTCGTCCGGGGCGAGGTGGTGGCCTGTGAGGAGGGCGGTGGTCGCGCGCTGGACGACGCGTACCGCGCCGCGATGGGTGTGCAGCGCCCCCGCGAGCTGCGCCCGGCGAGCTGA
- a CDS encoding branched-chain amino acid ABC transporter permease, whose product MTDPQLWLSAVEMGCFFGMLALAYYLVQVGAGFFNFAIGPYAMMGGLCTSWLVIEYDLGVWSAAGIAVAVTLLLAAVTELGVVRPVQRRSGGGELPALVAVAAVLFAIQQFAGYLFGHPTLPGQNLATFEPVTVGEIVVQPSSFLLIGVTLFAFGLVAVWIRSTRTGRMLRAVGDSKQAASLLGLPVNRIRLIAFLLAGFLAALAGLLFAPKAGVHSLSGLHWSLSGFLAVVIGGTGSVWAPLFGGMLLGLAEVFLPYYFGGQSHVYGMLLIALLFFAFRPQGLFVRMVRA is encoded by the coding sequence ATGACAGATCCCCAGCTCTGGCTCTCCGCGGTGGAGATGGGCTGTTTCTTCGGCATGCTGGCCCTGGCCTACTACCTTGTCCAGGTCGGTGCCGGTTTCTTCAACTTCGCCATCGGCCCGTACGCGATGATGGGCGGCCTCTGCACGAGTTGGCTGGTCATCGAGTACGACCTCGGCGTCTGGTCGGCCGCCGGCATAGCGGTGGCGGTCACCCTGCTGCTCGCGGCCGTCACCGAGCTGGGCGTCGTCCGGCCGGTGCAGCGGCGCAGCGGCGGCGGTGAGCTCCCCGCCCTGGTCGCGGTGGCCGCCGTGCTCTTCGCCATCCAGCAGTTCGCCGGGTACCTCTTCGGCCACCCGACGTTGCCGGGGCAGAACCTGGCCACCTTCGAACCGGTCACGGTCGGCGAGATCGTGGTCCAGCCCAGCTCGTTCCTGCTGATCGGCGTGACGCTGTTCGCCTTCGGCCTGGTCGCGGTCTGGATCAGATCAACCCGGACCGGCCGGATGTTGCGGGCGGTCGGGGACAGCAAACAGGCGGCGTCCCTGCTCGGCCTGCCGGTCAACCGGATCCGGCTGATCGCCTTCCTGCTGGCGGGCTTCCTCGCCGCGCTGGCCGGGCTGCTCTTCGCCCCCAAGGCCGGCGTGCACTCGCTCTCGGGACTGCACTGGTCGCTGTCCGGCTTCCTCGCCGTCGTGATCGGCGGCACGGGTTCGGTCTGGGCGCCTCTCTTCGGCGGGATGCTGCTCGGCCTGGCCGAGGTCTTCCTGCCCTATTACTTCGGGGGCCAGTCACACGTGTACGGGATGCTCCTGATCGCCCTGCTCTTCTTCGCCTTCCGTCCCCAGGGACTCTTCGTCCGGATGGTGCGCGCATGA